AAACTGGCGTTTGAAGCAGGAACAAAGGCCCGATCAGAAGTAACACTTCCCGGCTGAAACTCACATCCTGAGCAACAAAGAAAGGAGAACAAAGCAGAGCAACAGGTAACAAAAACCGACCACCGACCATCGAAGAAGCTTTTTCTCCACCTGCCGCCCCCGATCTAAGATTGCCCAGGGATCGACCGGACTCCACCACCCGGCAGCAGCTTCGGCCATCCGCATCTTCTCACGACTCCTCCGCCACAATCCTGCAGCCCCAAAGCTTCGCCCGGAGAAAAGCCACAGCATATCTCCGGCCGGGAGGGTGCAACGCTTTTTCCCCTCTCTGATCCGGCCAATGCAGACCATCAGGGCGCAACCGAGCGCGACCGGCCAGAGCCCCTGCCAGAGAATCGCAGGCGCGAGCGGGGAAAACGCGCCGCTCTCTCCAGGGGGCCACACCCAGAGGATCCCCCCACCTAACAGGACCGAGACAATCCAGGCCGTGATCATCGGTGGAGGACAGATTCGTCCATCTCCGCCCGATGACTGCAGGATCCGCGCCAGGAAATGGTAGAGAAGCATCGTGGTCGCCACCGCCGAGAGGGGAAGAAGAAGAGCAAAGAGCTTCATCCATCCCGGCGGCAGGCCATGACTCATCTCTTTGACCGCAAGCTTGGCAATGGCGCCGCCGGTCAGAGGAAAGCCGGCCAGGGCCAGACAGGGCAGCAGCAAAAGGGCGCCCGGCCACCACCGGGACGATCCCGATGCGGGGCGGAGTTTCGCGACCCCTGCCCCGAGAAAGAGCGACCCCTTGGCAAGGCCGTGATGGAGGGCATAGAGACAGACCGCGCCGGTGACCGGCAGCCAGAGCTGCGGCGCAAGGAGCCCGCAGCCGACGATGGCGGTCATCACCCCCATCTGACTGATGCTCGAATAGGCCAGAACCGTTTTCGGGTCCTGCTGGCAGAGGCCGACCGCAACCCCGTAAAAGGCCGCCAGGAAACCGATCCCCACGAACGCCATTCCCCATCCCGGCATCGCAGTATCAAGACTTGTGGGCAGAAAACGAAGCCAGCCGAGAAGCCCGGCTTTGATCATCACCCCGCTCAGCACCGCACTTGCCGGGGCCGGGGCAACCGGATGGGCCAGCGGGAGCCAGACATGGAGCGGCAGGGCTCCGGCCTTGATCCCGAAACCGACCAGCAGCAGGAGCAGGCCTAAGGAATCCGGCCTGCTTCCGGCAATGGTCGTCAGCTCAAGATCGGTCAGATCGCCAGCCATCACCAGCATCCCTGAAAGGAGAAGCACCTCTCCCAGCATGACCAGAATGATATACACCCTGCCGGCCCGGAGCGCTTCCCGGCTTCTCGTGTGGACCACCAGACCATAGGCGCAAAAACTCATGAGCGAGAAGAAAAGATAGAACCCGAGCATATCCCTGGCCAGAATCAACCCGAAATTAAAGCCCATGCAGAGCAGAAAAAAGAAGTAGAACCGATATCGCCTCTGATCATGGGCCAGATACCCCTGCCCGAAAAAGGCGGACAGCAGCCAGACCAGAGCGGCCAGCAGAAGAAAATTCCGCCCGACCAGATCAAGCCCCATCCGCCCTCCCATAAAAAACCAGGCGACCTCAAGATCAATCCCGGGTCCAAGAAACAGGGCCACCGCCAGCGCCGGCACTGCCGACCAGGGGGCCAGTTTCAGGGCGACTTTCCGCAGGGGGCGGACCAGAAGGGCAAGGGCCGCAGCAAGGGGCAGCCCGGGCACCAGGGAAAGAAGGAGAATCTGCAGCTGTTCGTTGAACAGGAGTTCGGTCGTCATCACAGGCCGTACCCCGTGCGGACAATGAACCGGACCCAGGCCAGCGGGCTCAGGTTGCTGTTGGCCAATAACCCCACCAGCAGGGAAACCACGGCGGTGATCACCGGAGGGGCGATCAGCATCCAGTGGCACTCCAGGGGGCCCGCCTTTCCGGAATCAACGGGCCACTCTCCCTCCTCTTCCTTGAACCAGGCCGCATAAATTATCGGCAGAAAATAGAAGGCGTTCAGCAGGCTGGAAACCACCAGCACCCCGATCAGCCACCCCTCCCCCCGGGCAAGAGCGCCCAGCCCGAGATACCACTTGCTGACAAATCCGGCCATCGGCGGCAGGCCGATCATCCCCATCGCCGCAAGGGTAAAGGCGGCCATGGTGAGCGGCAGTCGCCGCCCCACGCCATTCATCCGGCTGATCTCGTGAACACCAAGGGTCTCGGCAACATTTCCGGCACAGAAGAACAGGGTGATCTTCATCAACCCCTGATGGACCAGATGGACCATTCCCCCCATGATCGCAAGCGGACTGCCGATACTGATCCCAAGGGCGATATACGACACCTGGCTGACCGTGGAAAAGGCCAGCCGGTGCTTGAGGTTGTCCTGCCTGAGGGCATGGATCGAGCCGTAGATAATGGTGACGGTGGCGAGAACCATCAGCGGAAAGAGGAGATCCAGATGCGCTGCCGTTTCCAGGCCATATACATCGAGGACGATCCGAATAATACCGAAGGCGCCCGCTTTGACCACCGCCACCGCATGGAGGAGAGCGCTCACCGGCGCAGGCGCCACCATCGCCTGCGGCAGCCAGCTGTGCAGCGGGAAAAGGGCCGCCTTCACCCCCACCCCGGCGAGAAGCAGATAAAAGATGATCTTTAGCGTCAGGCCATGACTCCGGACAAAAGGTGCGAGCTGCTGCCCCCTGCTGAAATCAACCGACCCGACCAGGCTATTCAGCCAGACCACGCCGAGGAAGAGGAGACCCCCCCCTCCCAGGGTATAGATCAGATACACCCTGCCGGCCGCCATCGCCTCGGCAGTCCCCCGGTGCACCACCAGCGGATAGGTACAGAGGGTCAGCATTTCAAAAAAGAAGAGAAAGGTCAGCAGATTTCCAGCCAGGGCAATGCCGATGGTCACGGTGACGCAGAGACTGAAATATCCGAAGAAATGGCTGCGGTTCGGCGAATTCTCAAGGTAGGCGATGGCATAGATGGTGGTCAAGAGCCAGAGGATACTCGACAGGGTCACAAAGAGGGCGGAAAGAGGGTCCGCCCTCAGGACGAGGTCAAGGCCGGGCAGCATGGCAAGATGAAACTCGAAGCGCTGCCCCCTGGTAATCCCGACAATCATGACCAGCACCAGGACCATTTTGGCAATGGCGCCGAAGAGGTTCAGACAGGTCCGCATTCCCCGTCTCGACTCGGCAAGGCTGAAAATCACCAGTCCCGGCAGCAGGGAACTGAGGAGAATCATGATCAGCAGCCAGTTCTGCCGGATCATCCCGTCACCTGAAGTACGGCCAGCGGCAGAGAGGCAATAAAGCCAAGAATGATCGCGACCAGGGCGAGCGCCAGGGCGCTCCACTCCATACCGGGTGCAACAATCGCCTGGCGGCTCCCGCTGACCATTTTCGGGCTGAGGATATGGGCCACGGCGCGGAAGATGTAAGCCGCGGTGAGTCCGCTTCCCATCACCAGAAGCAGGAGCAGCGGCCAGCGGCCCTGCCCGACGGCCAGACTCAGATACATATACTTGGCAATAAACCCGCCGGTGGGCGGCAGACCGATCAGGCTGAGCCCCCCCAGAGCGAAGGCAAAGGCGGTTTTCGGCAACAGTTGCCTGACCCCGTCAAGGTCCCGGATGCGATCGTGGCCCATCTGCAGAAAGATGGTCCCTGCGGCAAGAAACATGGCGCCCTTGGCACAGCTGTGGGAAATGGCAAAATAATAGGGCGCGGCAGCTCCCTGCCCGCCTCCACCCGCCAAGAGCGGGAAAACAACAAACAGGTAGCCGATCTGGGCCACCGTGGAGTAGGCGACCAGCATCTTCAGGCGCTGCTGGGAAAACGCCTGGAACGCCCCCCAGATGATGGCCCCCCCGCCAAGAGCGGCCACCACCAACCCGCCGCTATCCCCGATCAATGGGATCAACCCCTGCCAGAAACGGAAGAACAGGTACCAGCCGCCTTTAATGACCAGGGCGGAGAGAATGGCGCTCACCGGGGCGAGCGCATTGGCATGGGCCGGCGGCAGCCAGAAATGAAAGGGGAAAAGTGCGGTCTTGAGCATCAGGCCGACACTGATCATGGTCATCGCCACCCCGACCGGAGGGGAAAGAGAGATGACGGCCTGAATGGCGGCAAGCTCGAGAGTGCCATAGACCTTATAGAGAAAACCCACTCCGAGCAGAAAACTCAAAGAGCCCAGCAGCGAGACCAGCAGATAGCGCATGGCCGCCACCTGCGAGGCGGGCTTGCCGGAGAGGGCGGTGAGTCCGACACTGCTCAGGGCGACAAGCTCCAGGGTGATGTACATGTTGAAAATATCACCGCTCAGAAAAAGTCCGTTCAGCGCCCCCCACAGCAGCAGCCACAACGGCCAGAAAAAACGCTCCTGAATGACATGGCGCCGGTCACCCTCCCTTCCGGCGATCCGGCTCCTGAAATACCCTCCGGCGTAAATACTGATGGCCAAACCGGTGACCGCCGTCATCAGCACCATCAGCACCGCCGGGCCATCTGCGCGCAGGGAAATGCCCAGAGGCGGCTGCCACCCTCCCAGATCATACCGGCCCGCCCCGTGCAGCATTACCTTCCAGGCCAGGGAACCTCCGGCCAGCGAGGCAAGCAGGGAAAAAATCAGCCCCGGCCACCGGGGGCGACTTTTACGCAGAAAAGAAACCAGCGCCCCGGACAGCGGCAGAATAATGGGCAGGATGAGCCAGCAGTCGGCCTGAAGCAAGAGGCTGATCATCTTTCACCTCTCCGGGCTCTTCTCCGGTGAAGATCGTGAATATTGGCCGTTTCCTGCACCCGGCAGGCCAGGATCAGGGCCACGGCGGTAGCACTCACCGACACCACGATTCCGGTGAGAACCATGGCGTGGGGGACCGGATCGATGACAACGCCCTCCCCGTAAGCAATGGTGACCAGAAACAAAAAGACCCCGCTGGCCATGATATTGACCGCCAGGATCTTCCGCATCAGCTGAGCACAGGAGATTAGCCCACCCAGTCCGACCACGAAAAGTGCCAGGCCGGTCAGACCATAGACAATGGCAGGCGAAAGATTCATGACTCCTCTCCCTCGCCGGGAGAAATCCCCCCGCCGCTTCTGCTTTCGCAGGATTCTTCAGGGTGGCTGCCGCCAAAAAAAACCGCCAGGGAAAGGCCGATGGAAAAGGCGGCCATCACCTCCAGGGCGATAACAATCATGGCGGCCGATTCCCGGCGATATTCAAGAAAATTTCCGCCGAGCGCCATGGCTCCGAAAGCGGCGAGCAGGAAAAAAAACGGCCCCAGACAGATCCCCGGGGAAAGCAGTTTCCCGGGGAGGATCGACAACAGCCGCGATGAGGTCAGAAGAAGCAAGACACCGGCTCCCCCGAAAATCGCCCCGGCCTGGAATGCGCCACCGGCCTGACTGCTGCCGGCCCATAAAAGGTAGATTCCGATCAGGACCAGAAAAGGCGCAAGAAGGCGTACCAGTGACAACAGGACCGGATCGGCGGGAGAGTCCGACCCCGCGGACCGGGAAGGACGCATCGACCACACAACGGCTACCCCCAGGAACAGGACAAAGCATTCCAGCAGGGTGTCATAGGCCCGATAGTTCAAGAGAACGGCCGTCACCCTGCTCTCCACCCCGCTCTCGGCCAGGGCCTCATCCACATGCCGGGCCAATCCGGATGACCGGGTCCCCGGGGCCAGATATCCCCAGGCAAGAACCGCAAACAGCGCCACCGGCATGACCAGGCCCAAAGATGAAGCAAGAATTCTTCGCCATGCGGCTTTCTTAGCGTCGTCCTTCATCTTCCCGCCCTTCGTCACGATCAAGCCTCCTTTCACCTCGAACAGCACTCTTCATGCGCCGCAGGGCCGAAAGAAAAAGGGCCCCGGTAAGGCCGGAACCGATCGCCGCCTCCGCCAGGGCCACATCAGGGGCCTGGAGACGCACCCAGCCAAGAGCCATCAGCAGGCCGAATGAGATGAACAGAACCACCCCCGTGAAAAGGTCCCGGCCGGAAAGCACGTGCCAGGCAAGCCAGACAAGGGTCAGACAGAGAATAAGATCAAAAAATCCGGCAATCATCTTCACTCCTTTGTCCAGGGCCTGATATTTCTCTGCAATGCCGCATCAGCAACCAGATGGCAGGAAGTGGCGCCGGCCAGAAGGACCAGAAACCAGATGAGCAGAAGTTTCACAACCTCAAGCCAGCTGGTGGCCTGGACCGCCAGCCCGAGAACCACAAAACCAAGACCGATATTATCGGCCTTGGTCAGGGCATGCAGCCGGGTATAGATATCGGGCAACCGGAGCAGGCCAATGGTCCCGGAAAG
The Pseudomonadota bacterium DNA segment above includes these coding regions:
- a CDS encoding complex I subunit 5 family protein gives rise to the protein MTTELLFNEQLQILLLSLVPGLPLAAALALLVRPLRKVALKLAPWSAVPALAVALFLGPGIDLEVAWFFMGGRMGLDLVGRNFLLLAALVWLLSAFFGQGYLAHDQRRYRFYFFFLLCMGFNFGLILARDMLGFYLFFSLMSFCAYGLVVHTRSREALRAGRVYIILVMLGEVLLLSGMLVMAGDLTDLELTTIAGSRPDSLGLLLLLVGFGIKAGALPLHVWLPLAHPVAPAPASAVLSGVMIKAGLLGWLRFLPTSLDTAMPGWGMAFVGIGFLAAFYGVAVGLCQQDPKTVLAYSSISQMGVMTAIVGCGLLAPQLWLPVTGAVCLYALHHGLAKGSLFLGAGVAKLRPASGSSRWWPGALLLLPCLALAGFPLTGGAIAKLAVKEMSHGLPPGWMKLFALLLPLSAVATTMLLYHFLARILQSSGGDGRICPPPMITAWIVSVLLGGGILWVWPPGESGAFSPLAPAILWQGLWPVALGCALMVCIGRIREGKKRCTLPAGDMLWLFSGRSFGAAGLWRRSREKMRMAEAAAGWWSPVDPWAILDRGRQVEKKLLRWSVVGFCYLLLCFVLLSLLLRM
- a CDS encoding monovalent cation/H+ antiporter subunit D family protein, which gives rise to MRQNWLLIMILLSSLLPGLVIFSLAESRRGMRTCLNLFGAIAKMVLVLVMIVGITRGQRFEFHLAMLPGLDLVLRADPLSALFVTLSSILWLLTTIYAIAYLENSPNRSHFFGYFSLCVTVTIGIALAGNLLTFLFFFEMLTLCTYPLVVHRGTAEAMAAGRVYLIYTLGGGGLLFLGVVWLNSLVGSVDFSRGQQLAPFVRSHGLTLKIIFYLLLAGVGVKAALFPLHSWLPQAMVAPAPVSALLHAVAVVKAGAFGIIRIVLDVYGLETAAHLDLLFPLMVLATVTIIYGSIHALRQDNLKHRLAFSTVSQVSYIALGISIGSPLAIMGGMVHLVHQGLMKITLFFCAGNVAETLGVHEISRMNGVGRRLPLTMAAFTLAAMGMIGLPPMAGFVSKWYLGLGALARGEGWLIGVLVVSSLLNAFYFLPIIYAAWFKEEEGEWPVDSGKAGPLECHWMLIAPPVITAVVSLLVGLLANSNLSPLAWVRFIVRTGYGL
- a CDS encoding oxidoreductase, giving the protein MISLLLQADCWLILPIILPLSGALVSFLRKSRPRWPGLIFSLLASLAGGSLAWKVMLHGAGRYDLGGWQPPLGISLRADGPAVLMVLMTAVTGLAISIYAGGYFRSRIAGREGDRRHVIQERFFWPLWLLLWGALNGLFLSGDIFNMYITLELVALSSVGLTALSGKPASQVAAMRYLLVSLLGSLSFLLGVGFLYKVYGTLELAAIQAVISLSPPVGVAMTMISVGLMLKTALFPFHFWLPPAHANALAPVSAILSALVIKGGWYLFFRFWQGLIPLIGDSGGLVVAALGGGAIIWGAFQAFSQQRLKMLVAYSTVAQIGYLFVVFPLLAGGGGQGAAAPYYFAISHSCAKGAMFLAAGTIFLQMGHDRIRDLDGVRQLLPKTAFAFALGGLSLIGLPPTGGFIAKYMYLSLAVGQGRWPLLLLLVMGSGLTAAYIFRAVAHILSPKMVSGSRQAIVAPGMEWSALALALVAIILGFIASLPLAVLQVTG
- a CDS encoding NADH-quinone oxidoreductase subunit K — encoded protein: MNLSPAIVYGLTGLALFVVGLGGLISCAQLMRKILAVNIMASGVFLFLVTIAYGEGVVIDPVPHAMVLTGIVVSVSATAVALILACRVQETANIHDLHRRRARRGER
- a CDS encoding sodium:proton antiporter yields the protein MKDDAKKAAWRRILASSLGLVMPVALFAVLAWGYLAPGTRSSGLARHVDEALAESGVESRVTAVLLNYRAYDTLLECFVLFLGVAVVWSMRPSRSAGSDSPADPVLLSLVRLLAPFLVLIGIYLLWAGSSQAGGAFQAGAIFGGAGVLLLLTSSRLLSILPGKLLSPGICLGPFFFLLAAFGAMALGGNFLEYRRESAAMIVIALEVMAAFSIGLSLAVFFGGSHPEESCESRSGGGISPGEGEES
- a CDS encoding DUF4040 domain-containing protein; translation: MIAGFFDLILCLTLVWLAWHVLSGRDLFTGVVLFISFGLLMALGWVRLQAPDVALAEAAIGSGLTGALFLSALRRMKSAVRGERRLDRDEGREDEGRR
- the mnhG gene encoding monovalent cation/H(+) antiporter subunit G, which gives rise to MRELAGMMLIVFGIPFFLSGTIGLLRLPDIYTRLHALTKADNIGLGFVVLGLAVQATSWLEVVKLLLIWFLVLLAGATSCHLVADAALQRNIRPWTKE